The genomic segment GCTAGGTCGCTAAGTAGGTACATAGCACTGTTGCCGACGTCTTCAGTCGTGACGTTGCGTTTTAGCGGGCTATTTACTTCGTTGTAGCGTAAAATCATCCTAAAGTCGCCTATTCCGCTTGCAGCAAGCGTTTTGATAGGACCTGCACTGATCGCATTTACGCGGATGTTTTTAGCGCCAAGGTCATGTGCTAGGTAGCGAACTGAGCTCTCAAGTGCTGCTTTGGCAACACCCATTACGTTGTAGTGTGGCACAAATTTTGGTCCGCCAAGATATGTAAGAGTTAGCACCGAGCCGCCCTCTTTTAGCACCGGTAGGACCGCGCGAGTAAGGCTTAGTAGCGAATAAACACTAGTGCCCATCGCTATATCAAATGCCTCTTTTGTCGTATTTACAAACTCGCCCTCAAGCGCTTCTTTTGGTGCGTAAGCCACAGCGTGCACGACAAAATCGATCTCGCCAAGGTCTTTTTTGATTTGACCTGCGAGCCCATCTAAATGTGCCTGGTTATTTACGTCAAGCTCGTAGACAAATTTGCTCCCAAACTCCTCCGCAATCGGCTCTACACGCTTTTTAAGAGCATCATTTAGATATGTAAATGCCATCTGCGCACCTTGATCGCAGCAAGCTTTTGCAATGCCATAAGCTATTGACTTGGCGTTAGCGACGCCGACGATGAGGCCCTTTTTGCCTTTTAAAATCATTATTTCTCCTTTAAAATTTGCAAAATTTCGCAAAACGCCAAATTTTAAATGCAATTTGATAGCGGAAGTATCGCAAAGCTAGACTAGGCGACTTAAAATTTTGCAATCCAAATTTAATAAAATGTCAAATTCTAAACATAAATCGACAAGCGGAAATATCGCTAGGCAGATTTAAATGTTTCGCAGTAAATTTTGTCCCAAGACTAGGCATATAGCCTGTCATAGGGCGAAATTTACAAAATCATTTAAAGACATCAGCGAGATGACGCGCTAATAAGTTCCAAGAAACCAGAGGCATCCCAGCTGGCTGTTCCTACTAGTACTCCGTTACAGTTCGCGATACCCGCCATCCCGCCGATATTTGCGGCATTTACGCTGCCGCCGTAAAGTAGCGGCGCTCTCGTCTGCTCGCGAATGAAATTTAAAACTCCTTCGATCTGCTCTGTGCTCGCGCTCTTGCCCGTGCCTATCGCCCACACGGGCTCGTAGGCAATCAGCAGCCGCTCGTAGCCAAGGTCTATATTTTCAAGCTGGCGGCTTAGAAATTCTTTGGTCGCTCCAGCTTCGTTCACGCTCAAATTTTCGCCGATACAGTAGACGATCTGCCAGCCCGCCTTTACGGCAAAGTCGAATTTAGCTCGCAAAAGCTCCTCGCTCTCGCCAAGCTCCCTCCGTTCGGAATGCCCGATCAGCACGCTTTTTACGCCAAACTCGTCCAGCATCGCCTTGCCGATCTCGCCGGTGTGAGCGCCGCTTTCGCAAGGGTAAAAATTTTGCGCGCCGAGTTTAAATTTATGAGCCGCGCCATCAAGCGCACTAAACGGCGGAAATACCGTCACGTCGTCGTTTGCGCTTAAA from the Campylobacter concisus genome contains:
- the fabI gene encoding enoyl-ACP reductase FabI gives rise to the protein MILKGKKGLIVGVANAKSIAYGIAKACCDQGAQMAFTYLNDALKKRVEPIAEEFGSKFVYELDVNNQAHLDGLAGQIKKDLGEIDFVVHAVAYAPKEALEGEFVNTTKEAFDIAMGTSVYSLLSLTRAVLPVLKEGGSVLTLTYLGGPKFVPHYNVMGVAKAALESSVRYLAHDLGAKNIRVNAISAGPIKTLAASGIGDFRMILRYNEVNSPLKRNVTTEDVGNSAMYLLSDLASGVTGEVHYVDCGYNIMGMGDVATDAEGNTILAWDAK
- a CDS encoding triose-phosphate isomerase, yielding MRFLANLKCNHTRASFAKYAEILDANLSANDDVTVFPPFSALDGAAHKFKLGAQNFYPCESGAHTGEIGKAMLDEFGVKSVLIGHSERRELGESEELLRAKFDFAVKAGWQIVYCIGENLSVNEAGATKEFLSRQLENIDLGYERLLIAYEPVWAIGTGKSASTEQIEGVLNFIREQTRAPLLYGGSVNAANIGGMAGIANCNGVLVGTASWDASGFLELISASSR